The following coding sequences are from one Dermacentor silvarum isolate Dsil-2018 chromosome 4, BIME_Dsil_1.4, whole genome shotgun sequence window:
- the LOC125945127 gene encoding myb/SANT-like DNA-binding domain-containing protein 1, translating into MALTSASRIVTSGSNPSQPRSTWTEAETWVLIRLWEDHLPQLRGEKHNAKVYDAIVAALAQSGIKRTRRQVQTKIDNLTQRYRKESRERTTGSSPSPWPFFSEVHRILGALPANDRSLIQESPCSPDETVEMIISSMERSNGNTSGEEEVADASDSQGPASTTQQRRPQKRKRQSATENFRNNLLEQQNKLIATLQEATKVDQALRERQVNAQEKFVDLLSQYFNK; encoded by the exons ATGGCCCTCACTTCGGCCTCAAGGAT CGTCACAAGCGGCAGCAACCCTTCGCAGCCACGGTCAACGTGGACGGAGGCGGAGACTTGGGTCTTGATCCGGCTGTGGGAGGACCACCTCCCGCAACTCCGAGGGGAGAAACATAACGCCAAAGTGTATGACGCCATTGTCGCAGCTCTTGCGCAGAGCGGCATCAAGAGAACTCGCCGGCAGGTGCAGACCAAGATCGACAACCTGACCCAGAGATACAG AAAAGAGTCGCGGGAAAGGACGACAGGGTCCTCGCCGTCTCCCTGGCCATTCTTTTCTGAAGTACACAGGATCTTGGGTGCCCTGCCGGCGAATGATCGCTCCCTCATTCAGGAGAGCCCTTGCTCTCCAGATGAAACTGTAGAAATG ATAATTTCCAGCATGGAACGTTCCAATGGAAATACATCTGGAGAGGAGGAGGTGGCAGACGCAAGCGATAGCCAAGGGCCTGCATCGACCACACAACAGCGCCGCCCACAAAAGCGGAAGAGGCAGAGTGCCACTGAGAACTTCAGGAATAACTTGCTCGAACAGCAAAATAAGCTGATTGCTACGTTGCAAGAGGCAACTAAAGTTGACCAAGCTCTGCGGGAGCGGCAAGTAAATGCGCAAGAAAAGTTCGTGGACCTGCTGTCGCAGTATTTTAATAAATAA